A window from Sinanaerobacter sp. ZZT-01 encodes these proteins:
- a CDS encoding acyltransferase encodes MEDKLQQQSSSIRKRLIGLDFYKAIGAILVIFIHVTATPVVSLAPGISLDILIFINRFAKPAVPMFIFASGMALFYSYKNKEFQYTTFLKRRFTKIFIPYLAWCAVYYACYVYRGVYPVSLTFFVQQVLNGRMLYHLYFVVTIIQFYFLFGIIRYLVMNYSGRLILPLGILINLLAYRWVPLDWTHRCFLTYIVYFLPGCYFAKDFEQAICYLKKYFWLITSVFVVSGIYYSYLFYCSMWKPESYSGIEIYVYCLFCVMGILFYFALSYFLEKRSGIVIKKIFNSLNAGSYYIYLSHPLAIIFAAAIANRIGLTGVIDGMLLQLALISVTAIPLSILYAKLKSRMKRT; translated from the coding sequence ATGGAAGATAAGTTGCAGCAGCAAAGCAGCTCGATTCGGAAAAGGCTTATAGGATTGGACTTTTATAAAGCAATCGGAGCAATTTTGGTTATTTTTATACACGTTACGGCAACACCTGTTGTCAGCCTTGCTCCGGGAATTTCACTAGATATTTTAATTTTTATCAATCGCTTTGCGAAGCCTGCTGTGCCAATGTTTATTTTTGCAAGCGGTATGGCATTGTTTTATTCTTATAAAAACAAGGAATTTCAATACACCACTTTTTTAAAACGCAGATTTACCAAAATTTTTATACCGTACCTTGCTTGGTGTGCAGTTTACTATGCCTGTTATGTTTATCGAGGCGTTTATCCGGTTTCCCTGACCTTTTTTGTTCAGCAGGTTTTGAATGGGAGGATGCTGTATCATCTCTATTTTGTAGTGACAATTATTCAATTTTATTTTTTGTTTGGTATCATTCGTTATCTCGTAATGAACTATAGCGGCAGACTTATTCTGCCTTTGGGAATCCTAATTAATCTGCTGGCATACCGCTGGGTACCTCTCGATTGGACGCATCGTTGTTTTTTAACTTATATAGTTTATTTTCTTCCGGGCTGTTACTTTGCGAAAGATTTTGAACAAGCTATTTGCTATTTAAAGAAGTATTTTTGGTTGATCACCAGCGTTTTTGTAGTAAGCGGAATCTATTACAGTTATTTGTTTTATTGCAGTATGTGGAAACCGGAAAGCTATTCTGGAATTGAGATTTACGTGTACTGCTTATTCTGTGTTATGGGAATTTTATTTTATTTTGCATTGAGCTATTTCTTAGAAAAAAGAAGCGGAATTGTCATTAAAAAAATATTTAATAGCTTGAATGCAGGTTCTTATTATATCTACCTATCACATCCTCTTGCTATTATTTTTGCGGCTGCAATTGCGAATCGGATTGGATTGACTGGAGTAATTGATGGAATGCTGCTTCAGCTGGCTTTGATCAGTGTTACGGCAATACCATTGTCTATTCTGTATGCAAAGCTTAAAAGTAGAATGAAAAGAACTTAA
- the uvrB gene encoding excinuclease ABC subunit UvrB, with product MSEFKIVSPFQLMGDQPEAVDQLVKGIQEGKKHQTLLGVTGSGKTFTIANVIKQIQKPTLVISHNKTLAAQLCGEFKEFFPNNAVEYFVSYYDYYQPEAYVPSTDTYIEKDSDINDEIEKLRHSATAALSERKDVIIVASVSCIYGLGSPVDYENQVLSLRPGMEKNRDDILRKLIEIQYTRNDLGFERGCFRVRGDVVDIYPAGAEHAVRVELFGDEIEVIKEMNPVTGEIMGIRSHVSIFPASHYVTSKENMERAIVSIEEELEERLVWFRDRGKLLEAQRLEQRTRYDLEMLREVGMCKGIENYSRHMNGLPAGMRPYTLIDYFPKDFLLVIDESHVMLPQLRGMYAGDRSRKMSLVEYGFRLPSALDNRPLQFDEFESLVDQAVYISATPALYEREKSEHVVAQQVIRPTGLLDPEIDVRKTEGQIDDLIGEINQVSEEGGRVLVTTLTKKMSESLTDYLKNAGIKVRYLHSEINTLERMEIIRDLRLGVFNVLVGINLLREGLDIPEVSLVVILDADKQGFLRTETSLIQTIGRAARNAKGRVILYADGMSEAMEKAISETERRRSIQQAYNIEHGITPKTIEKSVRAVIEATRVAEESDEYYKGKSPLELTKKELKDYIKRMEAEMQEAAKDLQFERAAQLRDRILEYKARL from the coding sequence ATGAGTGAATTTAAAATTGTTTCTCCGTTTCAGCTTATGGGTGATCAGCCAGAAGCGGTAGATCAACTTGTAAAGGGGATACAAGAAGGGAAAAAACACCAGACATTATTGGGTGTAACCGGATCAGGAAAAACCTTTACGATTGCCAATGTGATTAAACAAATTCAAAAACCGACTTTGGTTATTTCACATAACAAAACATTAGCGGCTCAGCTTTGCGGAGAATTTAAAGAGTTCTTTCCAAACAATGCCGTAGAATATTTTGTGAGCTATTATGATTATTATCAGCCGGAGGCTTATGTTCCATCTACGGATACGTATATTGAAAAGGATTCTGATATTAACGATGAGATCGAAAAACTGCGCCACTCGGCAACGGCAGCGTTATCAGAACGAAAAGATGTTATTATTGTTGCCAGCGTATCGTGTATCTATGGATTGGGAAGCCCGGTAGATTATGAAAATCAGGTTTTGTCACTAAGACCAGGAATGGAGAAAAATCGTGACGATATCCTTCGAAAACTGATTGAGATTCAGTACACGCGAAATGATCTTGGCTTTGAGCGTGGTTGTTTCCGTGTCAGAGGTGATGTTGTGGATATATATCCTGCGGGTGCAGAGCATGCGGTAAGAGTGGAGCTTTTTGGTGACGAAATAGAAGTGATAAAGGAAATGAATCCCGTCACGGGAGAGATTATGGGTATTCGTAGCCATGTGTCTATTTTTCCGGCATCCCATTATGTGACATCAAAGGAAAATATGGAGCGGGCAATTGTATCCATTGAAGAAGAGCTTGAAGAACGCTTAGTCTGGTTCCGGGACAGGGGTAAACTTTTGGAAGCACAACGATTAGAACAGCGGACACGGTACGATTTGGAAATGCTGAGAGAAGTAGGTATGTGTAAAGGAATTGAAAATTATTCACGCCATATGAACGGACTTCCGGCAGGAATGCGCCCTTATACGCTGATTGATTATTTTCCGAAAGACTTTCTTTTAGTGATTGATGAATCGCATGTCATGCTTCCCCAGCTTCGGGGAATGTATGCAGGAGACCGTTCGCGGAAAATGTCTTTGGTGGAATACGGCTTTCGTCTACCGTCGGCACTCGACAACCGCCCTTTGCAGTTTGATGAGTTTGAGAGCTTGGTTGATCAGGCCGTATACATTAGCGCAACACCTGCTCTTTATGAAAGAGAGAAGAGCGAACATGTGGTAGCACAGCAAGTCATTCGTCCTACAGGACTTTTAGATCCGGAGATTGACGTTCGAAAAACAGAAGGCCAAATTGATGATTTGATTGGAGAAATCAATCAAGTCTCAGAAGAAGGCGGACGTGTTTTAGTAACAACCCTGACAAAGAAAATGTCAGAAAGCTTAACAGACTATTTAAAAAATGCAGGAATTAAAGTACGATATCTCCATTCAGAGATCAACACATTGGAACGCATGGAAATCATTCGTGACTTACGTCTAGGTGTTTTTAATGTGCTGGTGGGGATCAATCTCTTAAGAGAAGGCTTGGATATTCCCGAAGTAAGCCTTGTGGTGATTTTAGATGCGGACAAGCAGGGCTTTCTTCGTACCGAAACTTCACTGATTCAAACCATTGGGCGTGCAGCACGAAATGCAAAAGGCAGGGTAATTCTGTATGCAGATGGAATGAGCGAAGCGATGGAAAAAGCAATTTCGGAAACAGAGCGCAGAAGAAGTATACAGCAGGCTTACAATATAGAACATGGAATTACACCAAAGACCATCGAGAAATCGGTGCGTGCAGTAATCGAGGCTACTCGGGTTGCAGAGGAGTCTGATGAATACTACAAAGGAAAGAGTCCGCTTGAATTAACAAAGAAAGAGCTTAAGGATTATATTAAGCGTATGGAAGCAGAAATGCAGGAAGCTGCAAAAGATTTACAATTTGAACGCGCAGCACAGCTTCGAGATCGAATTTTAGAATATAAAGCAAGGCTTTAA
- a CDS encoding amidohydrolase yields MNLDTVLLNGKIYTMEEEGKSVEAIGIKDGIIQFTGTNKEAEKYSSEKTIDLEGKTVIPGMADSHMHMYAYCQNQALVDLKDACSIEDMIGKMKEKVAHTPDGTWIKGVNFDQSKFKENRFPTKADLDRISTRHPIVIRRCCLHAIVANSMALNVAGVGKGYDGGSGGIVEFDKNGEPNGILREQSTKIFDEIIPDPLSDAMEKRRIMQNVFEDMSSKGVTTIHTYAAKIWNYEEDVALYRKFGEEGNLPVRVTVCLDELFEKEVLTEKEKNDPYRMVQYGAYKLFTDGSLGSRSAALQEPYSDDKDNRGFVVCTQEELNEKVLKGYENGLQLAIHAIGDAALDMTLTAIENCLQVTREKGMSKEEQEERLPFRIIHVQMVNEELIARMKKLPLVLDIQPIFLCTDLHWIEERIGAERIKGAYCWKTLKDEGLIQTGGSDCPVESFDPMKGIYAAATRMDFDGQPEGGYYPEERLSVYDAFCLFTKNVHAATGQQDKLGTLESGKFADLAVLDRDPFELDVKNLLEIKVLKTFVAGRLVFVL; encoded by the coding sequence ATGAATTTAGACACAGTCCTGTTGAATGGGAAAATTTATACTATGGAAGAAGAAGGAAAGAGCGTAGAAGCGATTGGAATAAAAGATGGCATCATCCAATTTACAGGCACAAATAAAGAGGCTGAGAAGTATTCAAGTGAAAAAACGATAGACTTAGAAGGCAAAACTGTAATTCCAGGTATGGCAGATTCGCATATGCATATGTATGCCTACTGTCAAAACCAGGCACTGGTTGATTTAAAGGATGCATGTAGCATAGAAGATATGATAGGAAAGATGAAGGAGAAAGTAGCGCATACTCCGGATGGGACTTGGATTAAAGGCGTAAATTTTGATCAAAGTAAGTTTAAAGAAAATCGCTTTCCAACGAAAGCGGATTTAGATCGAATTAGTACAAGGCATCCAATTGTAATCAGAAGATGCTGCCTTCATGCTATTGTTGCGAATTCTATGGCATTGAATGTTGCCGGCGTTGGAAAAGGATACGATGGAGGAAGCGGAGGGATTGTTGAGTTTGATAAAAATGGAGAGCCAAATGGAATTCTAAGAGAACAGTCCACTAAAATTTTTGATGAAATCATACCGGACCCATTGTCTGATGCAATGGAAAAACGCAGGATCATGCAAAATGTTTTCGAGGATATGTCTTCAAAGGGTGTAACGACGATTCATACGTATGCAGCTAAAATATGGAACTATGAAGAAGATGTTGCACTGTATCGTAAGTTTGGAGAAGAAGGCAATTTGCCGGTTCGTGTTACCGTTTGCCTGGATGAATTGTTTGAAAAAGAAGTGCTGACTGAAAAAGAGAAAAATGATCCATACCGTATGGTACAATATGGTGCTTATAAATTGTTTACAGATGGTTCGTTAGGTTCAAGGTCTGCAGCTCTGCAAGAGCCCTATTCTGACGATAAAGATAACCGTGGATTTGTGGTATGCACCCAAGAAGAATTAAACGAGAAAGTTCTTAAGGGTTACGAAAACGGTTTGCAATTAGCAATTCATGCGATTGGGGATGCGGCACTGGATATGACGTTGACAGCAATTGAAAATTGCCTGCAGGTTACAAGAGAAAAGGGTATGAGCAAAGAAGAACAGGAAGAGCGTCTGCCGTTTCGAATTATTCACGTACAGATGGTCAATGAAGAGCTGATTGCCCGAATGAAAAAACTTCCTCTTGTTTTAGATATACAGCCAATCTTTTTATGTACGGATTTACATTGGATTGAAGAGCGTATCGGAGCGGAACGTATAAAAGGTGCATATTGTTGGAAAACATTAAAGGATGAAGGGTTGATTCAAACAGGAGGGTCAGATTGTCCGGTGGAATCGTTTGATCCGATGAAAGGCATTTATGCAGCAGCAACCAGAATGGATTTCGACGGTCAGCCTGAGGGCGGATATTATCCAGAAGAAAGGCTTTCCGTTTATGATGCCTTTTGTCTTTTTACAAAAAATGTTCATGCGGCGACTGGGCAGCAGGATAAGCTAGGGACGTTGGAATCAGGAAAGTTTGCTGACTTAGCAGTTCTTGATCGAGATCCTTTTGAATTAGATGTAAAAAATCTTTTAGAGATAAAGGTATTAAAAACATTTGTAGCTGGAAGGCTGGTTTTCGTGTTATAA
- a CDS encoding AfsR/SARP family transcriptional regulator has product MLNICFLGKLRFEWKGEAIEDQLGAKAFALICLLVLNKNRYLSREKIIGYLWPDSNEEAARYNLRYNLWLIKKNIGTDERGNTFLHIDKECCGINKEFNFTCDILDIMKFKPSKKDSVESILRMKQLFRGDFLEGCYFNKCDEFNELIIYERINFEQRKVKILKRLVELYEKDKQYEVCLETINEILEIEPYDEEMVSKILDIYVRCGKRVAAITYYNQFSSQLAGNLGIAPSDALRDKYNEIRLNISETTSNEECSQCPQKCKKNGSSTDKQINQRLELKIITDGIKNIPFFWMSDVTEKIIILVEPQDILRLSKIDRLSLGCIQSRLLDMKEDSPDISFSFEKIRDVCIVNAFIKLLKLICEEHKLTILILNSKELDEVSADVVQYLKKMQIKGLKVIEE; this is encoded by the coding sequence ATGTTGAATATTTGTTTTTTAGGAAAATTAAGATTTGAGTGGAAGGGTGAAGCGATTGAAGATCAATTAGGAGCAAAGGCCTTTGCATTAATTTGTTTGCTTGTCTTAAACAAAAACAGGTATTTGAGTAGAGAAAAAATCATTGGATATCTTTGGCCGGACAGTAATGAGGAAGCGGCACGCTATAACCTGCGTTATAACTTATGGCTGATTAAAAAAAATATTGGGACAGATGAACGAGGAAATACATTTCTTCATATCGATAAAGAGTGCTGTGGTATTAATAAAGAATTTAATTTTACTTGTGATATTTTAGATATCATGAAGTTTAAACCAAGTAAAAAAGATTCTGTAGAGAGTATTTTAAGGATGAAACAGCTATTTCGCGGTGACTTTTTAGAAGGCTGTTACTTTAATAAATGTGATGAATTTAATGAACTGATTATCTATGAACGCATTAATTTTGAACAGCGTAAGGTAAAGATACTGAAGCGCTTGGTTGAGCTTTATGAAAAAGATAAACAGTATGAAGTTTGTTTAGAAACGATCAATGAAATTCTAGAAATCGAACCGTATGATGAAGAGATGGTTTCTAAAATTTTAGATATTTATGTAAGGTGCGGAAAGCGGGTTGCAGCGATTACCTATTATAACCAGTTTAGCAGTCAGCTTGCAGGGAATCTTGGCATTGCACCTTCTGATGCATTGAGAGATAAATACAATGAAATTCGGCTGAATATATCGGAGACAACCAGTAATGAAGAATGTTCACAGTGCCCTCAGAAGTGTAAAAAAAATGGGAGTTCTACAGATAAACAGATAAATCAAAGGCTTGAGTTAAAGATTATTACAGATGGTATTAAAAACATACCTTTTTTCTGGATGTCAGATGTTACTGAAAAGATAATCATATTGGTAGAACCGCAAGATATTCTACGTTTAAGTAAGATAGACCGATTGAGTTTAGGATGCATTCAATCAAGACTGTTAGACATGAAGGAAGATTCGCCTGATATCAGTTTTTCTTTTGAGAAAATAAGAGATGTCTGCATTGTAAACGCATTCATAAAACTATTGAAGTTGATCTGTGAAGAGCATAAGCTGACAATTTTGATCTTAAACAGCAAAGAATTAGATGAAGTTTCGGCAGATGTTGTGCAGTATCTAAAAAAGATGCAGATTAAAGGTTTAAAAGTAATAGAAGAATAG
- a CDS encoding M20 family metallopeptidase, with protein sequence MYKIEKEETTNLLMDLVSIESPYFEEDAVMDYVYNWFHKHNMEAVFHEYHEEKVTGFQGRNIIVQLEGEKPGPTICLNGHLDTVKLCNGWTKNPKGEICEDRLYGVGALDMKSGCAATMLALKAFTKNHKDFNGKIISTYVSVEEGPYGMGTNSLIEDGYLENIDFSIITEPSAGFTGKPFPDICLGARGGYGLEIEFFGVSAHAATPELGVNAAEAASKVICELQNIDYIEDPYLGKGSLCVVAVECDGGACSVPDYAKIKLFRHIVVGENEKSITEEIEKAVERAGITCKYAIRFREAPSEGSRGFMPYTITGEEPLAKEFIETVDEVCEKPASKSYFQSIGDFNYLGSRLGAPAVIFGAAGKNYHGSDEYTELDSVVKTAQVVYAFLEKILCA encoded by the coding sequence ATGTATAAAATTGAGAAAGAAGAAACAACAAATTTATTAATGGATCTGGTTTCCATTGAAAGCCCGTATTTTGAAGAAGATGCTGTTATGGATTACGTGTATAACTGGTTTCATAAGCATAATATGGAGGCTGTTTTTCATGAATACCATGAAGAAAAAGTAACTGGGTTCCAAGGCAGAAATATCATTGTTCAGCTGGAAGGAGAAAAACCTGGTCCTACCATTTGCCTGAATGGACATTTGGATACCGTAAAGTTATGCAATGGATGGACTAAAAATCCGAAAGGAGAAATCTGTGAGGACCGCCTTTATGGGGTCGGAGCTTTGGATATGAAGTCTGGATGCGCAGCAACCATGTTAGCTCTCAAAGCTTTTACCAAAAATCATAAGGATTTTAATGGAAAAATTATTTCTACCTATGTTTCTGTAGAGGAAGGCCCGTATGGAATGGGCACCAATTCTTTAATTGAAGATGGATATTTAGAAAATATTGATTTTTCAATTATTACGGAGCCAAGTGCCGGGTTTACAGGAAAACCATTTCCGGATATCTGCCTTGGCGCAAGAGGAGGATATGGTTTAGAAATTGAATTCTTTGGTGTGTCGGCTCATGCAGCTACACCGGAATTGGGTGTAAATGCAGCGGAAGCAGCTTCGAAAGTTATTTGTGAGCTTCAAAATATCGATTATATCGAAGATCCGTATCTTGGAAAAGGTTCTCTGTGCGTAGTCGCGGTAGAATGCGACGGAGGTGCATGCAGCGTACCGGATTATGCAAAAATAAAATTATTCCGCCATATTGTAGTTGGAGAAAATGAGAAATCTATTACAGAAGAAATTGAAAAGGCTGTAGAGAGAGCGGGTATTACTTGTAAATATGCAATTCGATTTCGCGAGGCGCCTTCTGAAGGTTCAAGAGGATTTATGCCTTATACAATAACAGGAGAAGAACCACTTGCTAAGGAGTTCATAGAAACAGTAGATGAAGTATGCGAGAAACCAGCAAGCAAGTCTTATTTTCAAAGTATAGGTGATTTCAATTATCTAGGTTCCAGATTAGGGGCTCCAGCTGTGATCTTTGGTGCAGCAGGTAAAAACTATCACGGAAGTGATGAATATACTGAATTGGATTCGGTTGTAAAAACGGCTCAAGTAGTATACGCATTTCTAGAAAAGATTTTATGTGCTTAA
- a CDS encoding amidohydrolase — protein sequence MHADILIKNGNCVTMKDKKIKDWIAIEKSKIVAMGNGREYEPLVGKNTMVFDAEGKTVLPGFIDSHFHVVQTALNTISLDLSEARTHEELGEQIREAYENSNGNYIRGIRISAEQFKEKKFPDRTLLDRYCNDIPVWLNSLEYQVSMLNTYAMLYFKIPFTAEGVEMDEKQMPTGIFRKKANAILRANILKNISDIDRKEAISGIMPNLLSHGITTVNAMEGGTMYSDKDANFIFEHKDDFPIDMILFYQTMDIEKIKTMGLKRVGGSLYIDGTMGARTAALSFEYADCPGTMGSLCLTQQEINDFVLQCYKSNLQLALYTVGDRAIQVALNAHENALYQTGITGLRHRLEHVELATDAQIERANELGILFSMQPTYELYWGGSGKMYEQRLGEKYTRTNPFKKITQNGVVICGGSDSDVTEARPLLGIYAAVNHPVRPHRVSVYEALKMFTCNGAYGVFKENDRGTLEKGKLADIVILDHDIFSVASDEINKIKVCVTIKAGEILFNNLG from the coding sequence ATGCACGCGGATATTCTAATTAAAAATGGGAATTGTGTAACGATGAAGGATAAAAAAATAAAAGATTGGATCGCAATTGAAAAGAGCAAAATCGTTGCAATGGGAAATGGCAGAGAATACGAACCCTTAGTCGGCAAAAATACGATGGTCTTTGATGCAGAGGGAAAGACGGTATTGCCGGGTTTTATTGACAGTCATTTTCACGTAGTGCAGACTGCACTGAACACCATTAGTTTGGACTTAAGTGAAGCGAGAACACACGAAGAATTAGGAGAGCAGATCCGTGAAGCATATGAAAACTCAAATGGAAACTATATACGTGGAATCCGAATAAGTGCAGAGCAATTTAAAGAAAAAAAATTTCCGGATCGAACCTTATTAGATCGGTATTGCAACGATATACCCGTATGGCTGAATTCATTAGAATATCAGGTTAGCATGCTGAACACATATGCAATGCTGTATTTTAAAATTCCATTTACTGCAGAGGGTGTGGAAATGGATGAGAAGCAGATGCCAACCGGCATCTTTCGAAAAAAAGCAAATGCTATTTTACGGGCAAATATTTTGAAAAACATTTCGGATATTGACAGAAAAGAGGCGATATCCGGAATTATGCCTAACCTTTTAAGCCATGGAATTACAACTGTGAATGCGATGGAAGGCGGCACGATGTACAGCGACAAAGATGCAAACTTTATCTTTGAGCATAAAGATGATTTTCCAATTGATATGATACTGTTTTATCAAACAATGGATATTGAAAAAATAAAAACAATGGGATTAAAACGTGTTGGGGGCAGCCTGTATATTGACGGAACAATGGGAGCGAGAACTGCAGCACTTTCTTTTGAGTATGCAGATTGTCCTGGTACGATGGGAAGCTTATGCTTGACACAGCAGGAGATCAATGATTTTGTCTTACAATGTTATAAGAGTAATTTACAGTTGGCGTTATATACAGTTGGGGATCGAGCGATACAAGTTGCTCTCAATGCTCACGAAAATGCTTTATATCAAACGGGGATAACCGGACTTCGGCATCGTTTGGAGCATGTGGAGTTGGCAACGGATGCACAAATTGAAAGGGCAAATGAACTGGGGATTCTTTTTTCTATGCAGCCCACATATGAACTCTATTGGGGAGGTTCTGGGAAAATGTATGAACAGCGGCTTGGGGAAAAATACACCCGAACCAATCCTTTTAAGAAAATCACGCAGAACGGTGTGGTAATCTGCGGCGGTTCTGATAGCGATGTTACGGAGGCAAGACCTTTGCTGGGAATTTATGCAGCGGTAAATCATCCTGTGAGGCCGCATAGGGTCAGTGTATATGAAGCACTGAAGATGTTTACTTGTAACGGGGCTTACGGGGTATTTAAAGAAAATGATAGGGGGACATTAGAAAAGGGGAAGCTTGCAGATATTGTAATTTTAGATCATGACATTTTTTCGGTTGCATCTGACGAAATAAATAAAATTAAGGTATGTGTAACGATAAAGGCGGGAGAGATTCTTTTTAATAATCTAGGATAG